GTACCCGCGACGAAGCGCGGCGCGGCGGTCACGTTGTCGAGCACGTTCAGATGCGGGAACAGGTTGTACGACTGGAACACCATGCCGAGGTCGCGGCGTACCTCATCGGCGTCGACTCGAGGGTCGGTGATCTCCCGGTCGTCGAGCCAGATTGCGCCGTCGTCGATGACTTCTAGCAGGTTGATGCAGCGCAGCAGCGTCGACTTGCCGGAGCCGGACGATCCGATGACACAGACCACCTGGTGTGCATCGACGCTCAGGTCGATGCCGCGCAGCACATCGGCGTCGCCGTACCGCTTGCGTAATCCTTCGACCCGAATGAGCGGAGTGGCCATCAGGCACCGGCCCCTTCACGTCGACTCGCTCGAAGCGAAAGCCAGTCGGTCAACCGGGCGAGCGGGATCGTCGCCACGATGAAGAATGCCGCCGCGACAACCATCGGAGTGAAGATGAAGTCGCGACTCGAGTACTCCTGTGCCCGGCGCAGTGCCTCGACCAGACCGACCACGGAGACGAGCGCGGTGTCTTTCTGCAGCGAGACGAAGTCGTTCAGCAGCGGCGGCGCGACCCGGCGCAACGCCTGCGGAAGGATCACCCGGCGAAGGGTCGTGAGGTACGACATGCCGAGCGATCGCGCGCTCGACCACTGGCTCGGATGCACCGAGAGGATGCCCGCCCGGATCACCTCGGAGACGTACGCCCCGTAGCTCAAGGTCAGTGCAATAACAGCGAGCCAGAACAGGCTGGACGGTGTGCCCTGTAGGCCGAGCGCAGGCATCCCGAAGCACACGAGGAGTACGACCAGCAGGGTCGGCGTACCGCGGAACACGTCGGCGTAGATCACCGCGATCAGCTTGATCGGCGCGAGGGCGGGTGACGGAAGGACGCGGACGACCGCGATGGCCAACGCCAGCAGCAGGACTGCGACCTCGGTGACGAGGAACAGCTTGATGTTGAGTACGAACGCCTCGGCGATGTCGGGGAACGTACGTTTCACGTCACCCCAGTTGAAGTACACCTCGTGCACGCGATCCCAGCCCGGCGCGCTGACGACCGCGAAGCCGATCAGG
The sequence above is drawn from the Nocardioidaceae bacterium SCSIO 66511 genome and encodes:
- a CDS encoding amino acid ABC transporter permease, which produces MSEGAERGTSEHSSEQASAVTDEAPGAEPWVVSERQLERMRYRRRRTLNRAAVAAVSTVVVLGLIGFAVVSAPGWDRVHEVYFNWGDVKRTFPDIAEAFVLNIKLFLVTEVAVLLLALAIAVVRVLPSPALAPIKLIAVIYADVFRGTPTLLVVLLVCFGMPALGLQGTPSSLFWLAVIALTLSYGAYVSEVIRAGILSVHPSQWSSARSLGMSYLTTLRRVILPQALRRVAPPLLNDFVSLQKDTALVSVVGLVEALRRAQEYSSRDFIFTPMVVAAAFFIVATIPLARLTDWLSLRASRREGAGA